One genomic window of Methanosarcina acetivorans C2A includes the following:
- a CDS encoding restriction endonuclease subunit S, whose product MKILKDIEDRTAFVTVKHLSAKQLNTIKIPVPPLETQQKIVSILKKAEETKKLRAQADELTQKLLQSVFLEMFGDPVVNPKNWKEIKLKDVSEIVSGVTKGRKLAGKPTVFVPYLRVANVQDGYLDLTEIKEIEVLPSDVEKYALQGGDILLTEGGDPDKLGRGAVWNRQIPTCIHQNHIFRVRVNRECLVPEYLSMLIGSTYGKMYFLKSAKQTTGIASINSTQLKNFPALIASLDLQLRFAEMVHQIEKTTVSQQQSSFKINNLFDSLMQKAFTGELFS is encoded by the coding sequence GTGAAAATTCTAAAAGACATTGAAGATAGAACCGCGTTTGTAACAGTAAAACACCTTTCTGCAAAACAGCTGAATACAATTAAAATCCCAGTTCCTCCTCTCGAAACCCAGCAAAAAATCGTCTCCATCCTCAAAAAAGCCGAAGAAACTAAAAAACTCCGGGCACAGGCGGATGAGTTGACGCAGAAGCTTCTTCAGAGTGTGTTTTTGGAGATGTTTGGAGATCCGGTAGTAAATCCTAAAAATTGGAAAGAAATAAAGTTGAAAGATGTTTCTGAAATCGTATCTGGAGTTACAAAGGGAAGAAAACTTGCTGGAAAGCCTACTGTTTTTGTTCCTTATTTGAGAGTGGCAAACGTTCAGGATGGTTATCTGGACTTAACAGAAATTAAAGAGATTGAAGTTTTACCATCAGATGTAGAAAAATATGCACTGCAAGGTGGGGATATTTTACTAACCGAAGGTGGAGATCCCGATAAATTGGGAAGGGGTGCTGTTTGGAACAGACAAATTCCAACCTGTATACATCAAAACCACATATTTAGAGTAAGAGTCAACAGAGAATGTCTAGTTCCTGAGTATTTGAGTATGCTTATAGGTAGCACCTATGGAAAAATGTATTTCCTCAAATCTGCAAAACAAACTACGGGAATTGCAAGCATAAATTCGACTCAATTGAAAAATTTCCCTGCTTTGATTGCATCTCTTGATCTTCAGCTCAGATTTGCTGAGATGGTACACCAAATTGAAAAAACAACTGTATCTCAACAACAATCCTCTTTCAAAATCAATAACCTCTTCGACTCCCTTATGCAGAAAGCCTTCACAGGAGAACTGTTTTCATAA